In Candidatus Sericytochromatia bacterium, a single genomic region encodes these proteins:
- the menD gene encoding 2-succinyl-5-enolpyruvyl-6-hydroxy-3-cyclohexene-1-carboxylic-acid synthase translates to MSSRGLTNLNWAHSVLDTLVGQGVRHLVLSPGSRSTPLALAAHRHPRLSCEVVLDERVAGFVALGMARVLEAPVALVCTSGTAAANYHPALAEASAWGVPLVAVTADRPPRLRGVGAAQTINQVGLYGPTTSFLELPVPDPEALPQACLRLGLAASSAIAAGRPLHVNVPFDEPLAPTPEELAGWVPPAPQPLQRPSSSGRVPEATLTWLVERLRQAQRPVLLAGPGAGDRQTAVPLLRWAARLGLPVLADVGSGLRGAGSDAFVLHHADLFLRPPLSRAFEPDLVLRVGRQMTSKAIATWAAGSGAECLTLWPDALGRDPDAAGGTLVLGDLADLFVRWGEQAAEPTWSAWSERWLAQERRTASALTRVTPAPPLEAAAVRAALAALPEGAQCVLSNSMPIRHADAYAGAGSPGMRVHVIRGANGIDGVTSFSLGVALASRVPTLLVTGDLAFLHDVGALALLRRLTVPLVILVLDNRGGLIFHHLPIAEAAPDFETLFATPHDQDLAAVAAGFGLPARWVTTASEVGYCVGDALSRPGPTVWLVPSERQAAVADHRRFLADLQVGGTVDG, encoded by the coding sequence ATGAGCAGTCGCGGCCTGACCAACCTGAACTGGGCCCACAGCGTGCTCGATACGTTGGTGGGCCAGGGAGTGCGCCACCTGGTCCTGTCGCCAGGGTCTCGCTCCACCCCGCTCGCGCTGGCGGCGCATCGGCATCCCCGGCTGTCGTGCGAGGTGGTGCTGGACGAGCGAGTGGCAGGCTTCGTGGCCCTTGGCATGGCCCGGGTGCTGGAGGCTCCCGTGGCGCTCGTCTGCACCTCCGGCACCGCGGCGGCCAATTACCATCCTGCGCTGGCCGAGGCCTCCGCCTGGGGGGTGCCGCTGGTGGCCGTGACGGCGGACCGCCCCCCGCGTTTGCGCGGGGTGGGGGCGGCCCAGACGATCAACCAAGTGGGCCTTTATGGCCCCACAACCTCGTTTCTGGAACTGCCCGTTCCGGACCCCGAAGCCTTGCCCCAGGCCTGCTTGCGGCTGGGACTGGCGGCGTCGTCGGCTATCGCGGCCGGCCGCCCGCTGCACGTGAACGTGCCCTTCGACGAACCGCTGGCGCCCACCCCGGAGGAACTTGCCGGCTGGGTGCCGCCTGCCCCACAGCCGTTACAGCGGCCTTCCTCCTCGGGACGAGTGCCTGAGGCGACCCTGACGTGGCTGGTTGAGCGCCTTCGGCAGGCCCAGCGGCCGGTTTTGCTGGCGGGCCCCGGGGCGGGCGATCGCCAGACCGCCGTGCCCTTGCTGCGCTGGGCCGCCCGGCTCGGGTTGCCGGTCCTGGCCGATGTGGGCAGCGGCCTGCGCGGCGCGGGCTCCGATGCTTTCGTGCTGCATCACGCCGACCTGTTCCTGCGTCCGCCGCTGTCCCGTGCGTTCGAGCCGGACTTGGTGCTGCGGGTCGGCCGTCAGATGACCAGCAAGGCGATCGCCACCTGGGCGGCAGGAAGCGGGGCGGAATGCCTGACGCTCTGGCCGGACGCCCTGGGACGTGACCCGGATGCGGCGGGCGGGACACTGGTGCTGGGGGACCTGGCGGACCTGTTCGTTCGCTGGGGGGAACAGGCTGCGGAGCCTACATGGAGCGCCTGGTCGGAACGCTGGCTGGCGCAGGAACGGCGGACCGCTTCCGCGCTGACGCGGGTCACGCCGGCGCCTCCGCTGGAGGCGGCGGCGGTGCGGGCGGCCCTGGCCGCCCTGCCCGAGGGCGCCCAATGCGTCCTGTCGAATTCGATGCCGATCCGGCACGCCGACGCCTATGCCGGGGCTGGTTCTCCGGGGATGCGGGTTCACGTGATTCGTGGGGCCAACGGCATCGACGGCGTCACCAGTTTCAGCCTCGGCGTGGCGCTCGCCTCACGGGTGCCGACCCTGCTGGTGACCGGGGACCTGGCCTTCCTGCACGACGTCGGGGCCCTGGCGCTCCTGCGGCGCCTGACGGTTCCCCTCGTCATCCTCGTCCTCGACAACCGTGGGGGCCTGATCTTTCATCACCTGCCCATCGCCGAGGCGGCGCCCGACTTCGAAACGCTGTTCGCCACGCCGCACGACCAGGACCTGGCGGCGGTGGCCGCCGGCTTCGGGTTGCCCGCCCGTTGGGTGACCACGGCCTCCGAGGTGGGCTATTGCGTGGGCGATGCGCTTTCCCGTCCGGGGCCCACCGTGTGGCTCGTGCCCTCTGAACGTCAGGCGGCGGTCGCCGACCATCGGCGCTTCCTGGCTGACTTGCAAGTCGGAGGAACGGTCGATGGATGA
- a CDS encoding enolase C-terminal domain-like protein → MGVRLSWAVLPYDAALAAPLPTARGAIARRRGWYVACRGGGRIGLGEVTPWPAWGTETEAAAERALAALPSGVEAPETLDDVRACLTALGLASGGAAVWAGLEAALLDWLARRFGQPLATLLREGPGESARQVAVAALIGAEPPELAAARAAAAVAAGHRTVKLKLVGEQDLARARAVRAAVGAAVALRLDANALWPDADAALPDLLPFAEVAPEFFEQPLPAHDLAGLAALSRRLPFPLAADEALGTAGAFDAAIAAGVPVLVCKPMVHGGLLAARDLIERARAAGLRVVLSSSLDRGLGSAGVLHLAAAFAQETGCAGLGTVGLYADGGALAGLTPQDGCLPLPAGPGLGLSPAVPVLRDWLAGLDQLTGGHAT, encoded by the coding sequence ATGGGGGTGAGGCTCAGCTGGGCGGTTTTGCCCTATGACGCGGCCCTGGCAGCCCCCTTGCCCACGGCGAGGGGGGCGATCGCCCGTCGGCGGGGCTGGTACGTGGCCTGCCGCGGGGGCGGCCGCATCGGCCTCGGCGAGGTCACGCCCTGGCCCGCCTGGGGCACGGAAACCGAGGCCGCTGCCGAGCGGGCGCTGGCGGCGCTGCCGTCGGGGGTTGAAGCCCCTGAGACGCTGGACGACGTGCGAGCCTGCCTGACGGCCCTTGGCCTGGCGAGCGGCGGGGCGGCTGTGTGGGCGGGTCTGGAGGCGGCCTTGCTGGACTGGCTGGCCCGGCGCTTCGGGCAGCCCCTCGCCACTTTGCTGCGCGAAGGGCCGGGAGAATCGGCCAGGCAGGTGGCGGTGGCGGCTCTGATTGGTGCCGAGCCGCCGGAACTGGCGGCCGCGCGCGCGGCGGCGGCGGTGGCCGCCGGCCATCGAACGGTCAAGCTGAAGCTGGTGGGCGAGCAGGACCTGGCCCGCGCCCGTGCCGTGCGCGCAGCGGTGGGCGCGGCGGTGGCCCTGCGCCTGGATGCCAACGCGCTCTGGCCGGACGCCGATGCGGCCCTGCCCGACCTGCTCCCGTTTGCGGAGGTGGCTCCCGAATTTTTTGAGCAGCCCTTGCCGGCTCACGACCTGGCGGGCCTCGCGGCGCTCTCCCGACGCCTTCCCTTTCCGTTGGCTGCCGATGAAGCGCTCGGGACCGCGGGGGCTTTCGACGCGGCGATCGCCGCTGGGGTGCCGGTGCTGGTCTGCAAGCCCATGGTGCATGGGGGCTTGCTGGCCGCGCGCGACTTGATCGAGCGGGCGCGGGCCGCGGGCCTGCGGGTGGTGCTCTCTTCCTCGCTTGACCGTGGCCTCGGAAGCGCGGGCGTGCTGCACCTGGCGGCGGCGTTCGCGCAGGAAACGGGGTGTGCCGGCCTGGGGACGGTGGGCCTGTATGCGGATGGCGGGGCGCTCGCGGGTCTCACGCCGCAGGATGGCTGCCTGCCGTTGCCGGCGGGGCCGGGGCTCGGCTTGTCTCCCGCTGTCCCGGTACTTCGTGATTGGCTGGCAGGGTTGGACCAGCTGACGGGGGGCCACGCCACGTGA
- a CDS encoding hotdog fold thioesterase: MSSDPTLASDATALAAMQQASQGTLTDVLGIELLAVGRDLVRARMPVTRAVHQPFGLLHGGASVVLAETVASIGAWMNVDQQREIAVGLEINANHLRAVRDGSVSAEARPIHRGRTTQVWEVHIRDAKDRLVCISRCTLAVSPKPAD, translated from the coding sequence ATGTCGTCAGACCCCACCCTTGCCTCGGATGCGACCGCGCTGGCCGCGATGCAACAAGCCTCGCAGGGTACCCTGACAGACGTGCTCGGCATCGAATTGCTTGCGGTGGGGCGAGACTTGGTTCGAGCTCGCATGCCCGTCACGCGCGCCGTTCACCAACCTTTCGGCCTGCTACACGGCGGTGCTTCGGTGGTGCTGGCTGAAACGGTGGCCAGCATCGGGGCCTGGATGAATGTCGACCAGCAACGGGAAATCGCGGTGGGGTTGGAAATCAACGCCAACCATCTGCGGGCGGTGCGCGATGGCAGCGTCTCGGCAGAGGCCCGCCCGATCCACCGTGGGCGCACCACCCAGGTCTGGGAGGTCCACATCCGCGACGCGAAGGACCGACTGGTCTGCATTTCACGCTGCACGCTGGCCGTCAGCCCCAAACCCGCGGACTGA
- a CDS encoding alpha/beta fold hydrolase encodes MDEAERLRQTVPPAPGPSPRLDRPRRRGEALGRLGGTADWGQLREVQAGGLSWRLRVGGDPAAPPLLLLHGFGWDARVWAPLLPALDLAWSVWAVDLPGHGGTQPPVPVAEWELGRAASALGSLLDDLGIPSPTVLGYSLGGRLALHLALQRPLAGLLLVGASPGLDEPEARATREAADARWADLLRQGASDFWQAWDAQPVFATRRGGEGGLSPGAREIRLSQAPESLAAAMEAFGLGRMAPLSGRLGQLSVPTIALAGQWDAKFQAHAETFARAIPLAEARVAPGAGHDVPNEAPEALVQALVALAARASTQPSEPRIPLPRKGVHP; translated from the coding sequence ATGGATGAAGCCGAGCGCCTCCGTCAGACGGTCCCACCAGCACCGGGCCCCTCGCCCCGCTTGGACCGGCCACGCCGGCGCGGTGAGGCGCTTGGCCGCCTGGGCGGGACGGCTGACTGGGGCCAGCTGCGAGAGGTTCAGGCCGGCGGCCTGAGCTGGCGTCTGCGCGTCGGCGGCGACCCCGCCGCTCCACCTCTTTTGTTGCTGCACGGATTCGGCTGGGATGCTCGCGTCTGGGCGCCCTTGCTGCCGGCACTGGACCTGGCCTGGTCGGTCTGGGCCGTGGACCTGCCCGGTCACGGGGGCACCCAGCCTCCCGTGCCGGTGGCCGAATGGGAACTGGGGCGGGCCGCCTCGGCGCTGGGGAGCTTGCTGGATGACCTGGGCATTCCGTCGCCGACCGTGCTCGGTTATTCGCTGGGGGGCCGCCTGGCGTTGCATCTCGCGCTGCAGCGCCCCCTGGCGGGCCTGCTGCTGGTGGGGGCCTCACCGGGACTCGATGAACCCGAGGCGCGGGCGACCCGTGAGGCGGCCGACGCGCGTTGGGCCGACCTGCTCAGGCAGGGAGCTTCTGACTTCTGGCAGGCCTGGGACGCGCAGCCGGTGTTTGCCACCCGACGTGGCGGTGAAGGGGGCCTCTCGCCCGGGGCTCGTGAGATCCGCCTGAGTCAGGCGCCCGAATCGCTGGCGGCGGCGATGGAGGCCTTTGGTCTGGGGCGCATGGCGCCGTTGTCGGGACGTCTGGGCCAGCTGTCCGTGCCGACCATCGCCCTGGCCGGGCAATGGGATGCCAAGTTTCAGGCCCACGCCGAGACCTTCGCACGGGCCATTCCCCTGGCGGAGGCTCGTGTCGCGCCCGGGGCCGGTCACGACGTCCCGAACGAGGCCCCCGAAGCCCTGGTCCAGGCCCTCGTCGCGCTGGCTGCGCGGGCCTCCACGCAACCTTCCGAACCCAGGATCCCCCTCCCACGAAAAGGAGTGCACCCATGA
- a CDS encoding oligosaccharide flippase family protein produces the protein MSQANLAPARQLHVSVALRGVSWLALAQGLSYLVQWGVLVCVARQLGPEHYGSAALALFCLSGPLVLQELGLGQALMHRRAVESGHLAASLLGSLIVSLLLWLVLGMLAPLLAAVFATPLLAHLLPILAAALPLSALGTVPRAMLERASRFKAVAVLESLGAVLGGAASLATLMSGGGIWAALVGPMVSAAMVSLGAWGLQGRFSFQGLSRCHWQELWQFGGPVCASRCLGWLVVQLDTIVIGCCLGPAALGLYGMATKLVLLPTSRLAQVLLRVATPRFAAAREEQARLRQQYVRLIRGLAWITWPWQTSLLLLAPALLPALLGEAWREAVWLTQLLCVVGAFKGLVCSVGLVFQTVGAPQLELRLNILSAGLLLACLWIGQHWGWSGLAIGLLVSTLLGAPMQQLAANRALKLPFQSFSSALYAPLQVSAALAFLLTLGLFSMGAGEPSALATLGLFVLGGVGAHLCRLGVGSTFHRRHSRLEI, from the coding sequence TTGTCGCAGGCCAATCTGGCGCCCGCTCGCCAGCTTCATGTCTCCGTTGCGCTGAGGGGCGTCTCATGGCTGGCCCTGGCACAGGGCTTGTCCTATCTCGTGCAATGGGGCGTGCTGGTGTGCGTCGCCCGTCAGCTCGGCCCGGAACATTACGGCAGTGCTGCACTGGCGCTGTTTTGCCTGAGCGGCCCGCTGGTGCTGCAGGAACTGGGCCTGGGGCAGGCGCTGATGCACCGGCGAGCAGTCGAGTCAGGTCATCTGGCGGCCAGCCTGCTGGGCAGCCTGATCGTGAGCTTGCTGCTCTGGCTTGTTCTGGGGATGCTGGCCCCCCTGTTGGCGGCCGTCTTCGCCACGCCCTTGCTGGCTCACTTGCTGCCCATTCTGGCCGCGGCCTTGCCGCTCTCGGCCCTGGGAACGGTGCCGCGGGCCATGCTGGAGCGTGCGTCTCGCTTCAAGGCCGTGGCCGTGCTGGAGTCGCTCGGCGCCGTCTTGGGGGGAGCAGCCAGCCTGGCCACCCTGATGTCCGGCGGCGGCATCTGGGCGGCGCTGGTCGGCCCCATGGTCAGTGCGGCGATGGTGTCGCTGGGGGCCTGGGGCCTGCAGGGTCGTTTTTCCTTTCAGGGCTTGAGTCGGTGTCATTGGCAGGAACTCTGGCAGTTCGGGGGGCCGGTCTGTGCGTCTCGCTGCCTGGGCTGGTTGGTGGTTCAGCTGGATACCATCGTGATCGGATGTTGTCTGGGGCCCGCGGCCCTGGGCCTCTACGGGATGGCCACGAAGCTGGTGTTGCTCCCGACCTCGCGCCTGGCGCAGGTGCTCTTGCGCGTGGCCACGCCCCGCTTTGCCGCGGCCCGGGAAGAACAGGCGCGGCTGCGCCAACAGTATGTTCGCCTGATCCGCGGCCTCGCGTGGATCACCTGGCCGTGGCAGACCAGCCTGCTGCTGCTGGCCCCCGCGCTATTGCCCGCCTTGCTGGGAGAGGCCTGGCGAGAGGCGGTCTGGCTGACCCAGCTGCTGTGTGTGGTCGGCGCGTTCAAGGGGCTGGTCTGCTCCGTGGGACTCGTCTTTCAGACCGTCGGAGCGCCACAGCTGGAACTCCGCCTGAACATCCTGAGCGCTGGTCTGTTACTGGCCTGTCTGTGGATCGGTCAGCACTGGGGGTGGTCGGGCCTGGCCATCGGCTTGCTGGTCTCGACCTTGCTCGGCGCCCCGATGCAGCAGTTGGCGGCCAACCGCGCCTTGAAGTTGCCGTTTCAATCCTTTTCGAGCGCCCTGTACGCCCCGCTGCAGGTGAGTGCGGCTCTGGCCTTCCTGCTGACGCTCGGCCTCTTCTCGATGGGGGCAGGGGAGCCGAGCGCGCTGGCCACGCTGGGGCTGTTCGTCCTGGGAGGGGTGGGGGCCCACCTCTGCCGCTTGGGGGTGGGAAGCACCTTCCACCGACGCCATTCGAGGCTTGAGATTTAA
- a CDS encoding isochorismate synthase, which yields MMSREADIDSLVAPAAWGAARADVAAVSPFRLADAPAGDELVLFIEEDGTGWVGVGSVLRWAAGAAQGATVLWAEVAAALKAIGGEASGVRAFGRMVFDADRPLDPFGAEIPAASFHVPRWLLRFPPQATFGEGVPEAWVLWSATAGPEALASELDRFRAWVARARRPERQPVVRVVPDEAERADFERAVGGALSAIARGEARKVVLARPRYLEAKAHLPVRRIFEQLARRAPGTSRFLFVARDGAAFLGASPECLVALDGRRVRADVLAGTCARAAEPAEDARLAHGLLQSDKDRHEHALVREAVLAALAPFVTQLDAPEEPTLLPLPNVWHLRTPVAAVLASEAGLGDLVAALHPTPAVGGVPRETAVRLIGELELTGRGYYAGPVGWMSADAAFLAVGIRAAHVRGNRAAALAGAGVVAGSRPDAEWLETERKLAPMLAALTEAPPP from the coding sequence ATGATGAGCCGCGAAGCCGACATCGATTCTTTGGTTGCTCCCGCCGCGTGGGGTGCCGCGCGGGCTGACGTGGCGGCCGTGAGCCCCTTTCGGTTGGCCGACGCGCCTGCCGGCGACGAGCTGGTGCTCTTCATCGAAGAGGACGGCACCGGCTGGGTCGGCGTGGGGAGTGTGTTGCGCTGGGCCGCTGGGGCGGCCCAGGGGGCGACGGTCCTGTGGGCGGAGGTCGCGGCCGCCTTGAAGGCCATCGGTGGAGAGGCGTCGGGGGTGCGGGCGTTCGGCCGCATGGTGTTCGATGCTGACCGGCCCCTGGACCCGTTCGGCGCGGAGATTCCGGCTGCCTCGTTTCACGTGCCGCGCTGGTTGTTGCGATTTCCTCCGCAGGCCACGTTCGGGGAAGGGGTGCCGGAGGCTTGGGTGCTGTGGTCGGCGACCGCGGGGCCGGAAGCCTTGGCGTCCGAGCTCGACCGTTTCCGGGCGTGGGTGGCCCGGGCGAGAAGGCCGGAGCGTCAACCGGTGGTGCGCGTGGTTCCCGACGAGGCTGAACGGGCCGATTTTGAACGGGCCGTCGGCGGAGCGCTCTCGGCGATCGCCCGCGGCGAGGCGCGCAAGGTGGTGCTGGCCCGCCCACGCTACCTGGAAGCCAAGGCGCATTTGCCGGTCCGACGCATTTTCGAGCAACTGGCGCGGCGAGCCCCCGGCACCAGCCGATTTCTCTTCGTGGCCCGAGACGGCGCGGCCTTCCTGGGGGCTTCCCCGGAATGCCTGGTGGCCTTGGATGGCCGGCGGGTGCGGGCCGACGTGCTGGCCGGCACCTGCGCGCGCGCCGCGGAACCGGCCGAGGATGCCCGGCTGGCTCACGGACTGCTGCAAAGCGACAAGGACCGACACGAACACGCCCTGGTGCGCGAAGCGGTGCTGGCGGCTCTCGCGCCCTTCGTCACGCAACTGGACGCGCCCGAGGAACCGACGCTGCTGCCCCTGCCCAACGTGTGGCATCTGCGCACGCCTGTGGCCGCTGTGCTGGCCTCCGAAGCGGGACTGGGGGACCTGGTGGCGGCCTTGCATCCGACCCCCGCCGTGGGAGGCGTGCCGCGCGAGACGGCGGTTCGCTTGATCGGGGAACTCGAACTGACCGGTCGGGGCTACTACGCGGGGCCGGTGGGCTGGATGTCCGCCGACGCGGCCTTTTTGGCCGTCGGGATCCGCGCCGCGCACGTGCGAGGCAATCGAGCCGCGGCGCTGGCGGGTGCGGGCGTGGTGGCGGGGTCGCGGCCGGACGCCGAGTGGCTGGAAACCGAGCGCAAGCTGGCCCCCATGCTGGCCGCGCTGACCGAGGCACCTCCCCCATGA
- a CDS encoding class I adenylate-forming enzyme family protein: MGSAAEDRLDPTVFSRRVDSGAARLRQAGVSEGDLVAVWGPNALDWVVAALAIWACGAALLPLPPRWTDHEVASLVANLPLRAVLAPSAYRTRAQALGLNVLDWTLREEAPQSRPTNQVGATARTWSPELAALVATSGSTGRPKLAMLSITGLRATAIATAAQLELAPGSVYGLPLPLHHVGGLGALCRVLVSGASLALGGVPPADVAGWHGQAVSHASLVPTQLGDCLAVWGEAGWPASLRAVMVGGAAPPPDLAARCPQAFATYGLTEAGGTVTLSPASAQPGSSGLPLPGVAIQVRRDDGGLVPPSEVGTLWVRGPGLMMGYWDDPAATAQALQDGWLRTGDVGFLDAAGAVHVLARRQDLIVSGGENVYPAEVEAALARLPEVAESLVLGLPDPRWGQCVVAVVVPRDHLPAPSLESLRTGLEPYLARFKHPRRLLTLPALPRLANGKLDRVAVRAWAEEVRV; this comes from the coding sequence ATGGGATCGGCCGCCGAAGATCGCCTGGACCCCACGGTGTTCTCACGGCGGGTCGACTCGGGCGCCGCGCGTCTGCGCCAGGCGGGCGTGAGCGAGGGGGACCTGGTGGCGGTCTGGGGTCCCAACGCCCTCGATTGGGTGGTCGCGGCCCTGGCCATCTGGGCCTGTGGGGCGGCCTTGCTGCCGCTGCCCCCACGCTGGACCGACCACGAGGTGGCGAGCCTCGTTGCGAATCTGCCGCTGCGCGCCGTTCTCGCCCCGTCTGCCTATCGGACGCGTGCGCAGGCTCTGGGCCTGAACGTGCTGGATTGGACCCTGCGGGAGGAGGCTCCGCAGTCCCGCCCGACGAACCAGGTAGGCGCCACCGCGCGCACCTGGTCGCCGGAACTGGCGGCCCTGGTGGCGACCTCCGGCTCCACGGGGCGGCCCAAATTGGCCATGCTGAGTATCACGGGGTTGCGTGCCACGGCGATCGCCACCGCGGCACAGCTGGAGTTGGCCCCCGGGAGCGTGTACGGCTTGCCTTTGCCGTTGCATCACGTGGGAGGCCTGGGCGCGCTTTGCCGGGTGCTGGTCAGTGGGGCCTCCCTGGCCTTGGGAGGCGTCCCACCGGCCGATGTCGCGGGCTGGCATGGGCAGGCGGTGTCGCATGCCTCGCTGGTGCCCACCCAGCTGGGCGACTGTCTGGCGGTCTGGGGCGAGGCGGGCTGGCCGGCCTCCCTCAGGGCCGTCATGGTGGGAGGCGCGGCCCCGCCCCCCGATCTGGCGGCCCGCTGCCCCCAGGCCTTCGCCACCTACGGCCTGACCGAGGCGGGGGGCACGGTCACGCTGAGCCCGGCCTCCGCTCAACCGGGCAGTTCGGGCCTTCCCCTGCCCGGTGTTGCGATCCAGGTGCGCCGTGACGACGGGGGGCTGGTCCCTCCTTCCGAGGTGGGAACCCTGTGGGTGCGTGGCCCCGGGCTCATGATGGGCTACTGGGATGATCCGGCCGCCACGGCCCAGGCCCTGCAGGATGGTTGGCTGCGGACCGGTGACGTGGGCTTTCTGGACGCCGCTGGCGCGGTTCACGTGCTGGCGCGTCGGCAGGATCTGATCGTCAGCGGGGGCGAGAATGTCTATCCGGCTGAAGTCGAGGCGGCGCTGGCGCGCTTGCCGGAAGTCGCTGAGTCGCTCGTGCTCGGTCTTCCCGACCCGCGTTGGGGGCAATGCGTGGTGGCGGTGGTGGTCCCGCGAGACCATCTTCCGGCGCCGAGCCTGGAGAGTTTGAGAACGGGACTGGAACCGTATCTGGCGCGCTTCAAGCACCCTCGACGGCTGCTGACCCTCCCCGCGTTGCCACGCCTGGCGAATGGCAAGCTGGACCGGGTGGCGGTACGTGCGTGGGCCGAGGAGGTTCGGGTATGA
- the menB gene encoding 1,4-dihydroxy-2-naphthoyl-CoA synthase, translating to MNGIAAALEWRSVKSYEDIRLEKAEGIAKVTINRPERRNAFRPKTIIELLDAFHLVREDPEVGAVILTGEGPDAFCAGGDQKVRGDAGYVGADGVPRLNVLDLQKVIRSLPKPVVAMVAGYAIGGGHVLHVVCDLTIAADNARFGQTGPRVGSFDGGFGASYLASIVGQKKAREIWYLCRQYDAQEALQMGLVNAVVPLADLEAETVRWCQEMLRHSPLAMRCLKSAFNADLDGQAGIQELAGNATLLFYMSEEAQEGRDAWVQRRQPDFSKFPRLP from the coding sequence ATGAACGGCATCGCTGCAGCGCTGGAATGGCGCTCGGTCAAAAGCTATGAGGACATTCGGCTCGAGAAGGCCGAGGGTATTGCCAAGGTCACGATCAACCGACCGGAGCGCCGCAACGCCTTCCGGCCGAAAACCATCATCGAACTGCTCGATGCCTTCCACCTGGTGCGCGAGGACCCCGAGGTCGGCGCCGTGATCCTGACCGGGGAGGGCCCGGACGCCTTTTGCGCGGGCGGCGACCAGAAGGTGCGCGGCGACGCCGGGTACGTGGGCGCGGACGGAGTGCCTCGCCTGAACGTGCTGGACCTTCAGAAGGTGATCCGCTCGCTGCCCAAACCCGTGGTGGCCATGGTGGCCGGCTACGCGATCGGCGGAGGGCACGTGCTGCACGTCGTGTGCGACCTGACCATCGCCGCGGACAACGCCCGCTTCGGTCAGACCGGGCCGCGCGTGGGTTCGTTCGATGGCGGCTTCGGGGCCTCTTACCTGGCCTCCATCGTCGGTCAGAAGAAGGCCCGTGAGATCTGGTATCTCTGTCGTCAGTATGATGCCCAGGAAGCCCTGCAGATGGGTCTGGTCAACGCGGTGGTGCCGCTGGCCGACCTGGAAGCCGAGACCGTCCGCTGGTGTCAGGAGATGCTGCGGCATTCGCCCCTGGCGATGCGCTGCTTGAAAAGCGCCTTCAACGCCGACCTGGACGGCCAGGCCGGCATCCAGGAACTCGCCGGCAACGCCACCTTGCTCTTCTACATGTCGGAAGAGGCGCAGGAAGGACGCGATGCCTGGGTGCAGCGCCGCCAGCCCGACTTCTCGAAGTTCCCGCGCCTGCCTTGA
- a CDS encoding 1,4-dihydroxy-2-naphthoate polyprenyltransferase translates to MSALHTWFLASRPRTLPAAAVPVAVGSALALKWGVWHPGAALAALGGALALQVGCNFANDYFDWKSGADGPDRLGPTRVTSAGLVSPAQMVRATALVFAVAVLFGLVLVWLAGWPVVAIGLLSVAAAIAYTGGPYPLAYHGLGEVTAFLFFGPVAVLGTFFVQQVASSGILAWPPSLAWWLSLPVGAWVAAILLVNNLRDIPTDALVGKRTLAVRLGARFSRLLYLGLMLVGFLAPLVLLRGGQLWAALLPCLALPLAWGPVRTVFSEAGGSALNGVLAATARVLLVGGLLLAGGLAWG, encoded by the coding sequence ATGTCCGCCCTCCACACCTGGTTTCTGGCCTCCCGTCCGCGGACCCTGCCTGCAGCCGCCGTCCCGGTGGCCGTGGGCTCGGCCCTGGCCCTGAAATGGGGGGTCTGGCACCCCGGCGCGGCCCTGGCGGCCCTCGGGGGCGCGCTGGCCCTGCAGGTCGGTTGTAACTTCGCCAATGATTATTTCGACTGGAAAAGTGGCGCCGACGGCCCCGACCGCCTGGGGCCGACGCGGGTGACCTCCGCCGGGCTGGTGAGCCCGGCTCAGATGGTGCGCGCCACGGCGCTGGTGTTTGCCGTGGCCGTGCTGTTCGGTCTGGTGCTGGTCTGGCTGGCCGGTTGGCCCGTGGTGGCGATCGGGCTGCTCTCGGTGGCGGCGGCGATCGCCTACACCGGGGGTCCCTATCCCCTGGCTTACCACGGTCTCGGAGAAGTGACGGCCTTTCTTTTTTTCGGCCCCGTGGCCGTGCTGGGAACCTTCTTCGTGCAGCAGGTGGCGAGCTCGGGCATCCTGGCCTGGCCGCCATCGCTGGCCTGGTGGCTCTCTTTGCCCGTGGGCGCCTGGGTGGCGGCGATCCTGCTGGTGAATAACCTGCGCGACATCCCGACCGACGCCCTGGTTGGCAAGCGCACCCTGGCGGTGCGCCTGGGGGCCCGCTTCTCGCGCCTGTTGTACCTGGGATTGATGCTGGTCGGCTTTCTGGCCCCGCTGGTGTTGCTGCGCGGGGGGCAGCTCTGGGCGGCCCTGCTGCCCTGCCTGGCGCTGCCCCTGGCCTGGGGCCCTGTCAGGACGGTCTTCTCGGAGGCCGGGGGCAGCGCGCTCAACGGGGTCCTGGCCGCCACCGCGCGGGTCCTGCTGGTTGGCGGCCTGCTGCTCGCGGGAGGCCTGGCATGGGGGTGA